From the genome of Danio rerio strain Tuebingen ecotype United States chromosome 2, GRCz12tu, whole genome shotgun sequence, one region includes:
- the lingo3b gene encoding leucine-rich repeat and immunoglobulin-like domain-containing nogo receptor-interacting protein 3 isoform X1 — MASSWAVSRLCGLGLLLALAAPSCSGCPPRCDCAAQLRSVSCQRRRLSAVPEGVPTETRLLDLSRNRLRWVAAGDLAPYPRLEELDLSENLISTLEPNAFANLQALRTLRLRANQLKLVPMGAFARLTNLTTLDLSENRIVILLDFTFQDLRSLKNLEVGDNDLVYISHKAFSGLLSLEDLTMARCNLTSISGQTLSYLRGLVTLRLRHLSISTLEEQNFRKLTALRGLEIHDWPFLEFISPLSFQGLNLSWLFITNTNITSVPSASFRNLAYLTALNLSYNPISTLESWAFRDLIRLKELHMVSTNLLTVEPHALGGLRQIRVLNLSNNDLVTLEESSFHSVNSLETLRVDGNPLSCDCRLLWILQRRRTLNFDGKMPVCAGPPEVQGYLLSMFTDSALFDYFTCQKPKIRNRKMQQVMVHEGQPVSFLCRAEGEPTPAIIWISPQRRRITSKSNGRVTVLPGGTLEIRYAQLTDSGTYICIASNAGGNDTYFATLTVKGQPVDAAIFSNRSMYAMDFNETGLNSTRVFLKFTLDLTTILVSTAMGCIMFLGVVLFCFLLLFVWSRGRGQRKNNFTVEYSFRKTEGPATTGSSGGTRKFNMKMI; from the exons ATGGCGTCCTCATGGGCCGTGAGTCGTCTCTGTGGGCTGGGTCTGCTCCTGGCGCTGGCGGCTCCTTCATGTTCTGGATGTCCGCCCCGCTGTGACTGCGCTGCTCAGCTGCGCTCTGTGTCCTGCCAGCGGCGGCGTCTATCCGCCGTCCCCGAGGGCGTCCCCACAGAGACCCGCCTGCTGGACCTGAGCCGGAACCGCCTGCGCTGGGTGGCTGCCGGAGACCTGGCCCCGTACCCACGGCTGGAGGAACTGGACCTGAGTGAGAACCTGATCTCCACGCTGGAGCCCAACGCCTTCGCCAACCTGCAGGCCCTGCGCACGCTGAGACTCCGGGCAAACCAGCTCAAACTGGTGCCCATGGGAGCCTTCGCTCGCCTCACCAACCTCACCACACTGGACCTGAGTGAGAACCGGATCGTCATCCTGCTGGACTTCACCTTTCAGGATCTGCGCAGCCTCAAGAACCTGGAG GTTGGAGACAATGATCTGGTCTACATCTCCCACAAGGCGTTCTCAGGTCTGCTGTCTCTTGAGGATCTGACCATGGCGCGGTGTAACCTGACCTCCATCTCGGGCCAGACTCTGTCGTACCTGCGTGGGCTGGTGACCCTCCGCCTGCGCCACCTCAGCATCTCCACCCTGGAGGAGCAGAACTTCCGGAAGCTGACGGCGCTGCGGGGCCTGGAGATCCACGACTGGCCCTTTCTGGAGTTCATCTCCCCGCTCAGCTTCCAGGGACTCAATCTGTCCTGGCTTTTCATCACCAACACCAACATCACATCCGTACCATCTGCTTCTTTCCGAAATCTGGCTTACCTGACGGCTCTGAACCTGTCCTACAACCCCATCAGCACGCTGGAGTCCTGGGCCTTCAGAGACCTCATCAG GCTGAAGGAGCTGCACATGGTCAGCACTAACCTCCTCACGGTCGAGCCTCACGCTTTGGGAGGTCTGCGTCAGATTCGAGTCTTAAATCTGTCCAATAATGATCTGGTGACGCTGGAGGAGAGCTCCTTCCACTCGGTCAACAGCCTGGAGACGCTGCGTGTGGATGGAAACCCTCTGTCCTGCGACTGCCGCCTGCTGTGGATCCTGCAGCGCAGACGCACACTCAACTTCGACGGGAAGATGCCCGTGTGCGCCGGACCGCCGGAGGTTCAGGGGTATCTGCTGAGCATGTTCACTGATTCGGCACTGTTCGATTATTTCACCTGCCAGAAGCCCAAGATACGCAACCGCAAGATGCAGCAG GTGATGGTGCACGAGGGTCAGCCAGTATCTTTCCTATGTCGAGCCGAGGGCGAACCGACACCAGCCATAATCTGGATTTCTCCTCAACGCAGAAGAATTACGTCCAAATCCAACGGCAGGGTCACGGTCCTCCCAGGTGGGACGCTGGAGATCCGATACGCCCAGCTAACAGACAGCGGCACCTACATCTGCATCGCCAGCAACGCCGGCGGGAACGACACCTACTTCGCCACGCTAACAGTCAAAGGTCAACCGGTGGACGCTGCGATTTTTAGCAACCGATCAATGTACGCGATGGACTTCAACGAAACGGGTCTCAACAGCACGCGCGTGTTTCTCAAATTCACGCTGGATCTGACCACCATCCTGGTGTCCACCGCCATGGGCTGCATCATGTTTTTGGGTGTGGTTCTCTTCTGTTTCCTCCTGCTGTTCGTGTGGAGCCGTGGACGCGGCCAGCGCAAGAATAACTTCACAGTGGAGTACTCCTTCAGGAAGACGGAAGGACCCGCCACCACCGGCAGCTCCGGAGGAACGCGCAAGTTCAACATGAAGATGATATGA
- the lingo3b gene encoding leucine-rich repeat and immunoglobulin-like domain containing-NOGO receptor-interacting protein 4 isoform X2: MASSWAVSRLCGLGLLLALAAPSCSGCPPRCDCAAQLRSVSCQRRRLSAVPEGVPTETRLLDLSRNRLRWVAAGDLAPYPRLEELDLSENLISTLEPNAFANLQALRTLRLRANQLKLVPMGAFARLTNLTTLDLSENRIVILLDFTFQDLRSLKNLEVGDNDLVYISHKAFSGLLSLEDLTMARCNLTSISGQTLSYLRGLVTLRLRHLSISTLEEQNFRKLTALRGLEIHDWPFLEFISPLSFQGLNLSWLFITNTNITSVPSASFRNLAYLTALNLSYNPISTLESWAFRDLIRPVHFYIYITAVFTLPDKSLDAYLSFRNNI; this comes from the exons ATGGCGTCCTCATGGGCCGTGAGTCGTCTCTGTGGGCTGGGTCTGCTCCTGGCGCTGGCGGCTCCTTCATGTTCTGGATGTCCGCCCCGCTGTGACTGCGCTGCTCAGCTGCGCTCTGTGTCCTGCCAGCGGCGGCGTCTATCCGCCGTCCCCGAGGGCGTCCCCACAGAGACCCGCCTGCTGGACCTGAGCCGGAACCGCCTGCGCTGGGTGGCTGCCGGAGACCTGGCCCCGTACCCACGGCTGGAGGAACTGGACCTGAGTGAGAACCTGATCTCCACGCTGGAGCCCAACGCCTTCGCCAACCTGCAGGCCCTGCGCACGCTGAGACTCCGGGCAAACCAGCTCAAACTGGTGCCCATGGGAGCCTTCGCTCGCCTCACCAACCTCACCACACTGGACCTGAGTGAGAACCGGATCGTCATCCTGCTGGACTTCACCTTTCAGGATCTGCGCAGCCTCAAGAACCTGGAG GTTGGAGACAATGATCTGGTCTACATCTCCCACAAGGCGTTCTCAGGTCTGCTGTCTCTTGAGGATCTGACCATGGCGCGGTGTAACCTGACCTCCATCTCGGGCCAGACTCTGTCGTACCTGCGTGGGCTGGTGACCCTCCGCCTGCGCCACCTCAGCATCTCCACCCTGGAGGAGCAGAACTTCCGGAAGCTGACGGCGCTGCGGGGCCTGGAGATCCACGACTGGCCCTTTCTGGAGTTCATCTCCCCGCTCAGCTTCCAGGGACTCAATCTGTCCTGGCTTTTCATCACCAACACCAACATCACATCCGTACCATCTGCTTCTTTCCGAAATCTGGCTTACCTGACGGCTCTGAACCTGTCCTACAACCCCATCAGCACGCTGGAGTCCTGGGCCTTCAGAGACCTCATCAGGCCTGTgcacttttacatttacattactgctgtatttacactacctgacaaaagtcttgatgcCTATctgagttttaggaacaacatataa